A stretch of the uncultured Desulfobacter sp. genome encodes the following:
- a CDS encoding 4'-phosphopantetheinyl transferase superfamily protein: MIKPSLPDSGQIHVFYTRADQISDPDLLKQYRHCLSPAEIQKADRYMKQSDRHLSLVSRALVRYLIAEATGQEPKSLRFSVNEHGKPFLAQMPDIHFNLSHSHGAAVCAVCRDDAVGVDVEDVGRHTDISIANRFFSPAEAELVSKAPETEKKKLFFDIWTLKEAYIKAVGKGLSIPLNGFSFNADKANIQITFSDSGQTDPMWQFFQWWPEPGKIVSVAGRCASPIVFMPFGCIPFVGIRHR; this comes from the coding sequence ATGATAAAACCGTCCCTTCCGGATTCCGGCCAGATCCATGTATTCTACACCCGGGCAGACCAGATATCAGATCCCGATCTTTTGAAACAATACAGACACTGCCTTAGCCCTGCTGAAATCCAAAAGGCAGACCGGTACATGAAACAATCTGACCGTCATCTAAGCTTGGTATCCAGAGCCCTGGTACGGTATTTGATCGCCGAAGCGACCGGACAGGAGCCCAAATCTCTTCGCTTTTCGGTCAATGAACATGGCAAACCCTTTCTTGCGCAAATGCCGGATATTCATTTCAATCTATCCCATAGCCATGGCGCAGCGGTCTGTGCCGTGTGCCGGGATGATGCCGTGGGCGTGGATGTGGAAGATGTGGGGCGGCACACAGACATTTCCATTGCCAATCGATTTTTTTCTCCTGCTGAGGCAGAACTTGTTTCAAAGGCACCAGAGACTGAAAAAAAAAAGCTGTTTTTTGATATCTGGACCCTGAAAGAGGCCTATATCAAGGCTGTTGGCAAGGGGTTATCCATACCTTTAAACGGTTTTTCATTTAATGCGGATAAAGCAAACATTCAAATTACTTTCAGTGATTCCGGTCAAACAGACCCCATGTGGCAGTTTTTCCAATGGTGGCCCGAGCCCGGTAAAATTGTTTCTGTTGCCGGCCGCTGCGCTTCTCCCATTGTTTTTATGCCTTTTGGGTGTATTCCCTTTGTGGGGATACGCCATAGGTAG
- a CDS encoding iron-containing alcohol dehydrogenase, producing the protein MQSVLKSDRCGDILKFSVPEIFFGRKSLRYAGMSAKRMGAEKIFLVSDSGLEKTGWVEKLLDILAQEQLNWVYYSDVDSNPRDWQIQQGAELYKDKNCDVVMAIGGGSPMDAAKGIALVASNGGRVNDYEGANQIRDPLPPMIFIPSTASSGSDISQFAIITDMERRVKMSIISRTLVPNISIIDPELLTTKSRGLIIAAALDALSHAVEAHVSRIASPMTEVHSLKAIEQIFHHLPAALETRSIKDLEKLSMAGTSAAMAFSNASLGMDHALAHSLGGVLDTVHGIIHPILLPQVMRFNLESSTDKIAQIGRVILDKTLSTPEETALAGIERLEEYFKSLKVSTKLRDIVPDRSKLQSVCEMAALDTCLLSNPRSASVQEMLEICEKVW; encoded by the coding sequence ATGCAGTCCGTTTTAAAATCAGATCGTTGCGGGGATATCTTAAAATTTTCCGTCCCCGAAATTTTTTTTGGCAGAAAAAGCCTTAGATACGCCGGTATGAGCGCCAAACGAATGGGAGCAGAAAAAATATTTCTGGTCTCTGATTCAGGTCTTGAAAAAACCGGATGGGTGGAAAAACTACTTGACATCCTGGCCCAGGAACAACTCAACTGGGTCTATTATTCAGATGTCGATTCCAACCCCAGGGACTGGCAGATCCAGCAGGGGGCAGAGCTTTATAAAGACAAAAATTGTGATGTCGTCATGGCCATAGGCGGTGGCAGCCCCATGGACGCCGCAAAGGGAATTGCGCTTGTGGCCAGTAACGGCGGGCGGGTGAACGACTATGAAGGTGCCAACCAGATCCGTGATCCCCTACCACCCATGATATTTATCCCATCAACCGCCAGCAGCGGATCGGATATTTCTCAGTTTGCCATTATCACGGACATGGAACGTCGGGTGAAGATGTCCATCATCAGCCGGACTCTTGTCCCCAATATCTCCATTATTGATCCGGAACTTCTGACCACCAAATCCAGAGGGCTTATCATTGCCGCCGCCTTGGATGCGCTGTCCCATGCCGTTGAGGCCCATGTCTCCCGGATTGCCTCTCCCATGACCGAAGTCCACTCCCTTAAAGCCATTGAACAGATCTTTCATCATCTGCCCGCAGCCCTTGAAACTAGGTCCATCAAGGACCTTGAAAAACTGAGCATGGCCGGCACCTCTGCGGCAATGGCATTCAGCAATGCCAGTCTGGGCATGGATCATGCGCTGGCTCACTCCCTGGGCGGAGTTTTGGATACGGTCCACGGCATCATCCATCCTATTCTCCTGCCCCAGGTCATGCGGTTCAACCTTGAGTCCAGTACCGACAAAATCGCCCAAATCGGCCGGGTTATTCTAGACAAAACCCTTTCAACACCCGAGGAAACGGCCTTAGCAGGTATTGAAAGACTGGAAGAGTATTTTAAAAGTCTTAAGGTCTCAACAAAATTAAGGGATATCGTACCCGACCGATCCAAACTCCAAAGCGTCTGTGAGATGGCCGCCCTGGACACCTGTCTGCTGAGCAATCCAAGAAGTGCCAGTGTGCAGGAGATGCTCGAAATCTGTGAAAAGGTGTGGTGA